In the genome of Ancylomarina subtilis, one region contains:
- a CDS encoding DUF748 domain-containing protein, with the protein MKNSEKLVGRKLTIEELHFNYAQVALGIKGFKLYEADKMNSFVAFDELHVNFSPWHLLSGEYAFSKIYLDGLDVSVIQDSLGFNFDSMIPKQDSVVEEPGEKKNLKFAIENIHFKNGSFKYTDVLKKNTIEFKQMDLELPLIAWNNEKSEMGVEFAMGNQGKVRVNADVDHTKNAYAIDLFMQAIDLEPIKAYLTDFINVSSVSGQLNTSIKLKGSLDKPTDLIVSGQVNLDRLDMKDGNEQKLFAAKSIDVALDSLNLGTSHFEIGMVHVDSPEIYASLDKESSNFERFLSPMMQVDSLATDTIQVQSDTTTNLFYQVDSISVSNGLLSFTDNTLNRDFVYDLTDINIAMGQLSEQVDAIPLKYEMKLQGSGRSAGEGTFSLKDLKAVSFKSHVENLEMMSFSPYTEFYIARPITQGEFNYKTRIEMTSTQLKNENNIRISELDFGEKTKDKNTIKAPVRLGLYLLKDKDDLIDFDLPVSGNPSDPDFRIGKIIWKTLMNFLIKTASQPFNILGNLAGGDPESIKTIPFHFLQDSLDAVQKKNLTKIATILSKKKELSFSFIQQTSLQQEKELLAIKSAVTTYCNTNGMAYPIVSDDQLKVWAMANLDFLAYLKSNTSLEEGASLSAICIKFVGEEQLNQSFSDLLQKRNTVLQVYMQDSLNLDLESFKVKTADLRNMPEQLKSPNFRVEVSLK; encoded by the coding sequence GTGAAAAATTCAGAAAAGTTAGTAGGGCGTAAACTTACCATTGAAGAATTGCATTTTAATTATGCGCAAGTAGCCTTGGGAATAAAAGGATTCAAACTTTACGAAGCGGATAAAATGAACAGCTTTGTGGCTTTTGATGAGTTGCATGTCAACTTTTCGCCCTGGCATTTGCTTAGTGGGGAATATGCGTTTTCGAAGATTTATCTCGATGGATTGGACGTTTCGGTGATTCAGGATAGTTTGGGTTTCAATTTCGATAGCATGATACCTAAGCAAGATTCAGTGGTTGAAGAGCCAGGTGAAAAAAAGAATTTAAAGTTTGCCATAGAGAACATTCATTTTAAGAATGGATCGTTTAAGTATACCGATGTTTTGAAGAAGAATACCATCGAATTTAAACAGATGGATTTGGAACTCCCATTGATCGCATGGAACAATGAAAAGTCGGAGATGGGGGTGGAGTTTGCCATGGGAAATCAGGGTAAGGTTCGCGTGAATGCCGATGTGGATCATACTAAAAATGCCTATGCCATTGATCTGTTTATGCAGGCCATCGATCTGGAACCGATTAAGGCTTATTTGACCGATTTTATTAATGTTTCGTCTGTTTCTGGGCAGCTAAATACGAGCATTAAACTTAAGGGAAGTTTGGATAAACCGACAGATTTAATTGTGTCGGGACAGGTGAATCTTGATCGTCTCGATATGAAAGACGGGAATGAGCAAAAGCTATTCGCAGCTAAAAGTATTGATGTTGCTTTGGATTCGTTAAATCTGGGAACTTCCCATTTCGAGATTGGGATGGTTCATGTTGATTCTCCTGAGATTTATGCCAGTTTGGATAAGGAGTCGAGCAATTTTGAAAGGTTTTTAAGTCCTATGATGCAAGTCGACTCTTTGGCGACGGATACCATACAAGTTCAGTCGGATACAACAACAAACTTATTTTATCAAGTCGATAGTATTTCGGTGAGTAATGGACTGTTGAGTTTTACAGATAACACCTTGAATCGTGATTTTGTATACGATCTGACAGACATTAATATTGCCATGGGACAACTCTCAGAACAGGTAGATGCCATCCCTTTAAAATATGAAATGAAGTTACAAGGATCTGGAAGATCAGCCGGAGAAGGCACTTTTAGTTTGAAAGATTTAAAGGCAGTGTCTTTTAAAAGTCATGTGGAGAATCTTGAAATGATGAGCTTTTCGCCTTACACCGAGTTCTATATTGCTCGTCCCATCACACAAGGGGAGTTTAATTATAAAACCCGCATCGAAATGACGAGTACCCAGCTTAAAAATGAGAATAATATTCGCATTTCGGAATTGGATTTTGGTGAGAAAACAAAGGATAAAAACACCATAAAAGCTCCTGTTCGTTTGGGACTTTATCTCTTGAAAGATAAAGATGATTTGATTGATTTTGATCTGCCGGTATCGGGCAATCCATCGGATCCTGATTTCAGAATCGGAAAGATCATTTGGAAAACCTTGATGAATTTTCTGATTAAAACAGCCAGTCAGCCTTTCAATATCCTGGGTAATTTGGCAGGTGGAGATCCCGAGAGTATCAAAACGATTCCGTTCCATTTTCTACAGGATAGTTTAGATGCGGTTCAGAAGAAGAATCTGACTAAGATTGCGACCATATTATCTAAGAAAAAGGAATTGAGTTTCTCATTCATTCAACAAACCAGTCTTCAGCAAGAAAAGGAATTGCTTGCGATTAAAAGTGCTGTTACAACCTATTGCAATACAAATGGGATGGCTTATCCGATTGTTTCAGATGATCAGCTAAAAGTCTGGGCTATGGCTAATTTGGACTTTCTGGCTTACCTGAAAAGCAATACAAGTCTGGAAGAAGGAGCTAGTTTATCAGCCATCTGTATCAAGTTTGTGGGCGAGGAACAGTTGAATCAATCCTTCTCAGATCTACTGCAAAAAAGGAATACTGTTTTACAGGTCTATATGCAGGATAGCCTGAATCTTGATCTTGAGTCATTCAAGGTGAAAACTGCCGATTTACGAAACATGCCGGAGCAATTGAAATCTCCTAATTTTCGAGTTGAAGTTTCTTTAAAGTAG
- a CDS encoding exodeoxyribonuclease III: MKIISYNLNGIRAALSKDLVGWLKAENPDILCIQETKAQPEQIESHLFEELGYHCYWHSAVKKGYSGVGILTKIKPNKIYIGVDNPEFDVEGRAIRADFDGFSVMSTYHPSGTTGTVRQDYKMNWLNYFHGYIQELKKEIPNLIIAGDYNICHKPIDINKPEKKKGVSGFLPEEREWVSEFIASGFIDSFRVFDQSAEKYSWWSYRAGSRGKNLGWRIDYHMVSESLREKLKGASILADVVHSDHCPIVVEMVD, from the coding sequence ATGAAGATTATATCCTATAACTTAAATGGCATACGTGCCGCACTTAGTAAAGATTTGGTAGGCTGGTTGAAAGCTGAGAACCCAGATATTTTATGCATTCAGGAAACAAAAGCGCAACCTGAGCAAATCGAATCCCACCTATTTGAAGAATTGGGCTATCATTGCTACTGGCATTCGGCTGTTAAAAAGGGCTACTCAGGAGTTGGGATTCTGACTAAAATCAAACCGAATAAGATTTATATTGGTGTTGATAATCCTGAATTTGATGTGGAAGGACGTGCCATTCGTGCCGATTTTGATGGTTTTTCAGTGATGTCGACTTACCATCCGTCGGGAACGACAGGAACTGTTCGTCAGGACTACAAGATGAATTGGCTAAACTATTTTCATGGCTATATTCAGGAATTGAAAAAGGAGATTCCTAATCTGATTATTGCAGGAGATTACAATATTTGTCACAAGCCTATTGATATCAACAAACCTGAGAAGAAGAAAGGTGTTTCCGGTTTCCTTCCCGAAGAGCGCGAGTGGGTTTCTGAGTTTATTGCCTCAGGTTTTATCGATAGCTTTAGAGTTTTCGATCAGTCTGCTGAAAAGTATTCGTGGTGGAGCTACAGAGCCGGTTCTCGTGGCAAAAACCTGGGTTGGCGCATCGATTATCATATGGTGAGCGAAAGCTTGCGAGAGAAGCTAAAAGGCGCTTCAATTTTGGCTGATGTGGTGCATTCGGATCATTGCCCTATAGTAGTGGAAATGGTCGATTAA
- a CDS encoding class I SAM-dependent methyltransferase → MKSNQYQMILGAIEKMDISQVDITRKQTSAYDEFHVRGRAVSEELFSQIELDCNSQVLDLGCGLGGTCRMLAEKFGCQVSGIDYSDQHIETAKSLSKLVNLDDKTEFIQGDATQLPYPADHFDLIITQHVQMCITDKEKLYSEAKRVLKKGGRFIYYDVLKKNEGTLIFPLPWVDDEVFSFLISSEELENKRCSLDFKKIDSEDQSQKGLDFLSSFIAKANDKPAILTGQKILMGDNALEKITNLYQALKDETVSLESGVWIK, encoded by the coding sequence ATGAAGTCAAATCAATACCAAATGATCCTTGGTGCCATTGAAAAAATGGACATCTCCCAAGTTGATATCACAAGAAAACAGACCTCAGCATACGACGAATTTCATGTGCGAGGAAGAGCTGTTAGTGAAGAACTCTTCTCACAAATTGAGCTAGACTGTAATTCCCAAGTTCTTGATTTAGGTTGTGGTTTGGGCGGAACCTGTCGCATGCTTGCTGAGAAATTTGGCTGTCAGGTGAGTGGTATTGATTATTCAGATCAACATATCGAAACGGCTAAATCTCTATCAAAACTTGTTAATCTTGACGATAAAACCGAGTTTATTCAAGGCGATGCCACTCAACTTCCCTACCCTGCTGATCATTTTGATTTGATTATCACACAACATGTACAAATGTGCATAACCGATAAAGAAAAACTCTATTCCGAAGCCAAACGGGTATTAAAAAAAGGAGGTCGTTTTATCTATTACGATGTGCTTAAGAAAAACGAGGGCACACTCATATTTCCCCTCCCTTGGGTGGATGATGAAGTTTTCAGTTTCCTGATCTCGTCTGAGGAATTGGAAAACAAACGTTGTTCACTTGACTTCAAAAAAATCGACTCAGAAGACCAAAGTCAAAAAGGCTTGGATTTCCTCAGTTCTTTCATTGCAAAAGCGAATGACAAACCAGCCATACTCACTGGTCAAAAAATACTAATGGGCGACAATGCTCTGGAGAAAATCACAAATCTTTATCAAGCATTGAAAGATGAGACTGTTAGTCTGGAAAGTGGGGTTTGGATAAAATGA
- the polA gene encoding DNA polymerase I has translation MYSLDSNPYKKLFLLDAFALIYRSYYAFIKNPRYTSTGINSSAMLGFTNTLLNVLEKEKPSHIAVVFDPPGKTFRHEMFKEYKAHRPPMPDDLRNSIPYIKRIIKGFNIPEIEVEGYEADDVIGTLAKKAEKKGFTVYMMTPDKDYAQLVSENIYMYKPGRSGNETEVLGIPEILNNFGLESPEQIIDYLGLMGDSADNIPGCPGIGPKTAQKLLAAYKSIDGIYENTDKLKGKQKENIVNSEEQVRFSRELAKIALDAPIDYVEDKFKLIDIDEDTLGRVFLDLEFFSLREKVLSNVNAKSIDITDKGTSDSAKSVGKSQIEEKNVILRELKDLGSQFFVLDNAAVRADLRADLCVQKSFSFRTILSDSDPNQSEIVGLAFAFKNNRSFFVPFPQNPSEAKKVAQEFRFIFEDDKILKIAHDIKRDILALRWCGVELKGPIFDTMIAHYLIQPELKHDLETIAKASIHYKIMEEEKPEKKKKAQLSLMLEPEPIKHDKYCEETLVNLELVEALENELTDNNLLDLFYNMEMPLVLVLAEMEFTGVKIDVPMLKSYALELNTEVEGIEKEIIEMAGQEFNVASPKQLGEVLFEHMALDPKAKKTKSGQYSTSEQVLSKLKDKHPIIEKILTFRGLKKLISTYVEALPTYINKKSGRIHTSFNQAEAATGRLSSTNPNIQNIPIRTPQGRYVRKAFIPSDENHVFLSADYSQVELRLMAHMSQDQAMIDAFNLAEDFHQATAAKIYKVPMEEVTSDMRSHAKSANFGIIYGISAFGLAENLKISRKEGKALIDGYFESYPGVKAFMDKAIHDARENEYVVTIKGRRRYLKDINSSNGMMKSIAERNAINAPVQGSAADVIKLAMIGVSKRMKAEGMQSKMLIQVHDELNFDCLKSELDQMKRILREEMENAVKISVPLTVEMGVGDNWLEAH, from the coding sequence ATGTATTCATTAGATAGTAACCCTTACAAGAAGCTCTTTTTACTTGATGCTTTTGCTTTGATCTACCGATCGTATTACGCTTTTATCAAGAACCCAAGATACACCTCCACAGGTATTAATTCTTCAGCCATGTTGGGATTTACCAATACGCTTCTGAATGTACTTGAAAAAGAAAAACCATCTCATATTGCGGTTGTTTTCGATCCTCCGGGTAAAACCTTTCGTCACGAAATGTTTAAGGAATATAAGGCTCACAGACCGCCTATGCCTGACGATTTAAGAAATTCGATTCCATATATTAAGCGAATTATTAAAGGCTTTAATATTCCCGAAATTGAGGTTGAAGGTTATGAGGCGGATGATGTCATTGGAACTCTAGCTAAGAAAGCTGAGAAGAAAGGTTTCACGGTTTATATGATGACGCCTGATAAGGATTATGCCCAATTGGTGAGTGAAAACATCTACATGTATAAACCCGGCCGATCTGGAAATGAAACGGAGGTGTTGGGGATTCCTGAGATCTTAAACAATTTCGGGCTTGAAAGCCCTGAACAGATTATCGATTATTTGGGATTGATGGGTGACTCTGCGGATAATATTCCGGGCTGTCCTGGGATTGGACCCAAAACGGCTCAGAAACTTTTGGCTGCATATAAATCGATAGATGGGATTTACGAAAACACCGATAAGTTAAAAGGCAAGCAAAAGGAAAATATTGTAAATTCTGAAGAGCAGGTTCGTTTTTCGAGAGAACTAGCAAAAATTGCTTTGGATGCTCCCATAGACTATGTTGAAGATAAATTTAAATTGATAGATATTGATGAAGACACCTTGGGACGTGTTTTTCTTGATTTGGAGTTCTTCAGTTTAAGAGAAAAGGTTTTGTCTAATGTAAATGCTAAATCAATAGATATTACCGATAAGGGGACTTCTGACAGTGCCAAATCTGTGGGTAAGAGTCAGATAGAAGAAAAAAATGTTATTCTCAGAGAGCTTAAAGACCTGGGTTCGCAATTTTTTGTGCTTGATAATGCGGCAGTTAGAGCTGATTTAAGAGCCGATTTATGTGTTCAAAAATCTTTTTCATTTAGAACAATTTTGAGTGATTCGGATCCCAATCAGTCAGAAATTGTAGGTTTGGCTTTTGCTTTCAAAAATAATCGTTCATTTTTCGTTCCTTTTCCTCAAAATCCATCCGAAGCAAAAAAAGTGGCTCAGGAATTCCGATTTATTTTTGAAGATGACAAGATCTTGAAAATAGCTCATGATATTAAACGTGATATTTTGGCATTGCGTTGGTGTGGGGTTGAATTGAAGGGGCCCATTTTCGATACCATGATTGCTCATTATTTGATTCAACCCGAATTGAAACATGATTTGGAAACAATTGCCAAGGCGAGTATCCATTACAAAATAATGGAGGAAGAAAAGCCAGAGAAGAAAAAGAAGGCGCAGTTGAGTTTGATGTTGGAGCCCGAACCTATCAAGCATGATAAATATTGTGAAGAGACTTTGGTGAATTTAGAATTGGTCGAAGCTCTGGAGAATGAATTGACCGATAACAATCTGTTGGATCTATTCTACAATATGGAGATGCCATTGGTCTTAGTATTGGCTGAGATGGAATTCACGGGTGTGAAGATTGATGTGCCAATGCTTAAGTCTTACGCATTAGAATTGAATACCGAAGTAGAAGGTATAGAGAAGGAGATTATCGAAATGGCTGGTCAGGAATTTAATGTGGCATCGCCCAAACAACTGGGAGAGGTTTTGTTTGAGCATATGGCTCTTGATCCTAAGGCTAAGAAAACCAAGTCGGGGCAATATTCTACTTCAGAACAAGTGTTGAGTAAATTGAAGGACAAGCATCCTATTATCGAGAAGATTCTTACTTTTCGTGGTTTGAAAAAGTTAATTTCTACTTATGTAGAAGCTTTGCCAACTTATATCAATAAAAAATCCGGTCGAATTCATACCTCATTTAATCAGGCCGAAGCAGCTACAGGTCGTTTGAGTTCTACCAATCCAAACATACAGAATATCCCGATTCGGACACCACAAGGGAGATATGTGCGTAAAGCCTTTATTCCTTCTGATGAGAATCATGTTTTTCTATCAGCAGACTACTCTCAGGTTGAATTGCGTTTGATGGCCCATATGAGCCAGGATCAGGCGATGATTGATGCCTTTAATTTGGCTGAAGATTTCCATCAGGCAACTGCAGCTAAAATATACAAAGTCCCAATGGAGGAGGTGACCAGCGATATGCGTTCGCATGCTAAGTCAGCAAATTTTGGGATTATTTACGGTATTTCTGCTTTCGGTCTAGCTGAGAATCTGAAAATTTCCCGTAAGGAAGGTAAAGCTTTGATCGATGGCTATTTTGAATCCTACCCCGGTGTTAAAGCCTTTATGGATAAAGCAATTCATGATGCGCGCGAGAATGAATATGTGGTTACGATTAAAGGGCGCCGTCGTTATCTAAAAGATATTAATTCAAGCAATGGAATGATGAAATCTATTGCTGAGCGAAATGCCATTAATGCGCCGGTACAGGGTTCTGCAGCGGATGTCATCAAGTTGGCTATGATTGGGGTCAGTAAGCGAATGAAAGCCGAAGGCATGCAATCTAAGATGCTGATTCAGGTACATGATGAATTGAACTTCGATTGTTTAAAGTCCGAACTTGATCAGATGAAACGTATTCTTCGCGAAGAGATGGAGAATGCTGTGAAAATAAGCGTTCCATTGACAGTAGAAATGGGAGTGGGTGATAACTGGCTTGAAGCTCACTGA
- a CDS encoding HD domain-containing protein: MISGSFNFDQIKPVNSLMAIFSIGPYGIEHAYRVFKLVDKICDFEGLGLENRQVLKFVALFIDIGREGNQMDAHYGFKSYQKLRERNFLGKTRFNNERCRFLMQCQTISRDELENHLGKYQIDKREEAILLLKVLKDALSLDAFRFGNFCAADLELSCSRKLVLFASQFYRQNLNQDLILKEIEDWLGDSQ, from the coding sequence ATGATTTCAGGTTCGTTCAATTTCGATCAGATAAAGCCCGTGAATTCTTTAATGGCAATTTTTTCAATTGGCCCCTATGGGATTGAGCATGCCTATCGGGTTTTTAAGTTGGTTGATAAAATTTGTGATTTTGAAGGGCTTGGTTTAGAAAATCGACAAGTCTTAAAATTCGTTGCTCTTTTTATTGATATTGGAAGAGAAGGGAACCAGATGGATGCACATTATGGATTTAAATCGTATCAAAAATTAAGAGAACGCAATTTTTTAGGGAAAACTCGTTTTAATAATGAACGCTGTCGTTTTTTGATGCAGTGCCAAACGATAAGTCGTGATGAGCTTGAGAATCATTTGGGAAAATATCAAATTGACAAAAGGGAAGAAGCTATTCTTTTATTAAAAGTTTTAAAGGATGCTTTGTCTCTCGATGCTTTCCGCTTTGGTAATTTTTGTGCGGCCGATCTCGAATTATCATGTTCCAGGAAATTGGTTCTTTTTGCAAGCCAATTTTACAGGCAAAATTTGAATCAGGATCTCATTTTAAAGGAAATTGAGGATTGGTTGGGTGACAGCCAATAA
- a CDS encoding 6-pyruvoyl trahydropterin synthase family protein: MAKVRLTKEFRFEMAHALWNYDGLCKNIHGHSYILYVTVIGEPITDESNPKLGMVMDFGDLKRIVNQEIVDKLDHAVVLSDRTPMLEQLNIPQMFERFFVFDYQPTCENMIADFAERIIKRLPEEVKLHSLKLHETATSFAEWFAEDN, from the coding sequence ATGGCAAAAGTACGATTGACCAAAGAGTTTCGTTTTGAAATGGCACATGCCCTTTGGAATTACGATGGCTTGTGTAAGAATATTCATGGGCACTCCTATATTCTTTATGTCACTGTTATTGGTGAACCCATTACCGATGAAAGTAATCCGAAATTGGGAATGGTGATGGATTTTGGGGATTTAAAAAGAATCGTGAACCAGGAGATTGTTGATAAACTGGATCATGCAGTTGTTTTGAGTGACAGAACACCAATGCTCGAACAATTGAATATTCCTCAGATGTTTGAACGCTTTTTTGTTTTCGACTATCAGCCAACTTGCGAGAATATGATTGCTGATTTTGCAGAAAGAATCATCAAACGTTTACCTGAAGAGGTAAAATTGCATTCCCTTAAACTTCATGAGACAGCCACTTCTTTTGCTGAATGGTTTGCTGAGGATAACTAA
- a CDS encoding ArsR/SmtB family transcription factor, which yields MKINELEPEKLEQAANMLKAIAHPMRIAILGYLDDGKKLTVTEIHELLNIEQSTTSHHLGILKDKGVLQSKREGKNTYYFLKHCSLSNIVDCVSKCTMG from the coding sequence ATGAAAATTAACGAATTAGAACCTGAGAAATTAGAACAAGCAGCCAATATGCTAAAAGCAATTGCGCATCCAATGCGTATTGCAATTTTGGGTTATCTTGATGATGGTAAAAAGTTGACAGTTACTGAAATACATGAATTGTTGAACATCGAACAATCAACAACTTCGCACCATTTGGGCATTTTAAAAGACAAGGGTGTTTTGCAATCGAAACGCGAAGGTAAAAACACATATTATTTTTTAAAACATTGTAGTTTGAGTAATATTGTTGATTGTGTGAGCAAATGCACAATGGGATAA